In Quercus robur chromosome 11, dhQueRobu3.1, whole genome shotgun sequence, the following proteins share a genomic window:
- the LOC126705094 gene encoding L10-interacting MYB domain-containing protein-like — MGRKKASRSANSPFSNQSFPWMRKNTTFKSEAKKGRALWGDPSWTTTFCNLCVEQIEAENRTKGAAFSPKVWTILVTKFCDETGLNYDKDQLKSRWNVLKVDWRVWEQLKSHDTGLSWNAMKGTIDASDDWWDRKLKDIPKATKFQQKGPQNLEQLDIMFTDVATTEVADRIGIQFLEENINSEAGSSYE; from the exons ATGGGAAGGAAGAAGGCGAGTCGTTCTGCTAATTCCCCATTCTCCAATCAATCATTCCCATGG ATGCGTAAAAACACCACTTTCAAATCCGAGGCAAAAAAGGGTAGAGCATTATGGGGAGATCCAAGTTGGACAACTACTTTTTGTAACCTTTGTGTGGAACAGATTGAAGCCGAGAATAGAACAAAAGGTGCTGCCTTTAGTCCCAAAGTTTGGACCATTTTGGTGACCAAATTTTGTGATGAGACCGGTCTAAACTATGATAAGGATCAATTAAAAAGTAGGTGGAATGTATTAAAAGTTGATTGGAGAGTGTGGGAACAATTGAAGAGTCATGACACAGGTTTAAGTTGGAATGCAATGAAGGGAACAATTGATGCTAGTGATGATTGGTGGGACCGGAAGTTGAAG GACATACCCAAAGCTACAAAATTTCAGCAAAAAGGTCCACAGAATCTAGAACAACTTGATATAATGTTTACGGATGTTGCAACAACTGAAGTAGCTGATAGAATCGGGATTCAATTTCTAGAAGAGAACATTAATAGTGAAGCAGGTAGCAGTTATGAGTAG